In one Phalacrocorax carbo chromosome 16, bPhaCar2.1, whole genome shotgun sequence genomic region, the following are encoded:
- the APOH gene encoding beta-2-glycoprotein 1 isoform X1: MYSLALVACVVALSHCALAAKVCPRPPEVLFATVDVNKSVYDVGEEIEYTCRPGFVPNNGQRKYTCLPTGKWPLNTLLCLPAKRCPSPGPLQHGKIDFIDLHYQSSISFSCEPGYNLVGTRTSQCMADGKWSGTLPQCQPVTCAPPSLPEFGVLSYRRLKPGNISNFLDTITFECVPPLALIGNETATCTANGNWSSIPECKVVTCPTPTGIENGFIEFAVRRTYHYNESVSFGCQSSYVLDGPKHSRCEKTGNWSTKPSCKGPCKIPAKKAVVLYNGEKKSVQKDLKEGIQHGETVSFFCKNKEKSCAYTVAVPCVDGNLTLPACFKERGFFSSLVKKDPSDMKPCEDQA; this comes from the exons ATGTACTCCCTGGCACTGGTTGCGTGCGTAGTTGCTCTGAGCCACTGTGCTCTTGCAGCGAAAG TTTGTCCCAGGCCACCAGAAGTGCTGTTTGCCACAGTTGATGTAAACAAAAGTGTGTATGACGTGGGTGAGGAAATAGAGTATACCTGTAGGCCTGGGTTCGTCCCCAATAACGGCCAAAGGAAGTACACCTGCCTCCCGACTGGCAAGTGGCCTCTCAATACGCTGTTATGCCTAC CAGCAAAGAGATGTCCCAGTCCTGGACCCTTGCAACATGGAAAAATTGATTTTATAGACCTCCACTATCAGAGTTCTATAAGTTTTTCATGTGAACCAGG ttacaaCCTTGTGGGGACAAGAACCAGCCAATGCATGGCAGATGGGAAGTGGAGTGGAACTCTTCCACAGTGTCAAC CGGTGACTTGTGCACCTCCCTCACTTCCCGAATTTGGAGTCCTTTCTTACCGTCGGTTAAAACCTGGAAACATTTCTAATTTCCTGGACACAATTACTTTTGAATGTGTGCCTCCTCTCGCACTTATTGGGAACGAGACGGCTACCTGCACGGCCAACGGGAACTGGAGCAGCATTCCAGAGTGCAAGG TTGTCACATGCCCCACTCCAACAGGAATAGAAAATGGATTCATAGAGTTTGCTGTTCGTAGAACATATCACTATAACGAGAGCGTCAGCTTTGGCTGCCAGTCCAGCTACGTGCTGGACGGACCTAAGCATTCCCGATGTGAGAAGACTGGAAACTGGTCCACAAAGCCATCCTGTAAAG GACCGTGCAAAATACCAGCTAAGAAAGCTGTAGTGCTGTACAACGGCGAGAAGAAAAGTGTTCAGAAAGACCTTAAGGAAGGCATTCAGCACGGTGAAACCGTATCCTTCTTCtgcaagaacaaagaaaaatcctgtGCCTATACTGTAGCTGTTCCATGTGTGGATGGCAACCTCACTCTCCCCGCCTGTTTCAAAG
- the APOH gene encoding beta-2-glycoprotein 1 isoform X3, with amino-acid sequence MYSLALVACVVALSHCALAAKAAKRCPSPGPLQHGKIDFIDLHYQSSISFSCEPGYNLVGTRTSQCMADGKWSGTLPQCQPVTCAPPSLPEFGVLSYRRLKPGNISNFLDTITFECVPPLALIGNETATCTANGNWSSIPECKVVTCPTPTGIENGFIEFAVRRTYHYNESVSFGCQSSYVLDGPKHSRCEKTGNWSTKPSCKGPCKIPAKKAVVLYNGEKKSVQKDLKEGIQHGETVSFFCKNKEKSCAYTVAVPCVDGNLTLPACFKERGFFSSLVKKDPSDMKPCEDQA; translated from the exons ATGTACTCCCTGGCACTGGTTGCGTGCGTAGTTGCTCTGAGCCACTGTGCTCTTGCAGCGAAAG CAGCAAAGAGATGTCCCAGTCCTGGACCCTTGCAACATGGAAAAATTGATTTTATAGACCTCCACTATCAGAGTTCTATAAGTTTTTCATGTGAACCAGG ttacaaCCTTGTGGGGACAAGAACCAGCCAATGCATGGCAGATGGGAAGTGGAGTGGAACTCTTCCACAGTGTCAAC CGGTGACTTGTGCACCTCCCTCACTTCCCGAATTTGGAGTCCTTTCTTACCGTCGGTTAAAACCTGGAAACATTTCTAATTTCCTGGACACAATTACTTTTGAATGTGTGCCTCCTCTCGCACTTATTGGGAACGAGACGGCTACCTGCACGGCCAACGGGAACTGGAGCAGCATTCCAGAGTGCAAGG TTGTCACATGCCCCACTCCAACAGGAATAGAAAATGGATTCATAGAGTTTGCTGTTCGTAGAACATATCACTATAACGAGAGCGTCAGCTTTGGCTGCCAGTCCAGCTACGTGCTGGACGGACCTAAGCATTCCCGATGTGAGAAGACTGGAAACTGGTCCACAAAGCCATCCTGTAAAG GACCGTGCAAAATACCAGCTAAGAAAGCTGTAGTGCTGTACAACGGCGAGAAGAAAAGTGTTCAGAAAGACCTTAAGGAAGGCATTCAGCACGGTGAAACCGTATCCTTCTTCtgcaagaacaaagaaaaatcctgtGCCTATACTGTAGCTGTTCCATGTGTGGATGGCAACCTCACTCTCCCCGCCTGTTTCAAAG
- the APOH gene encoding beta-2-glycoprotein 1 isoform X2, whose protein sequence is MYSLALVACVVALSHCALAAKVCPRPPEVLFATVDVNKSVYDVGEEIEYTCRPGFVPNNGQRKYTCLPTGKWPLNTLLCLPKRCPSPGPLQHGKIDFIDLHYQSSISFSCEPGYNLVGTRTSQCMADGKWSGTLPQCQPVTCAPPSLPEFGVLSYRRLKPGNISNFLDTITFECVPPLALIGNETATCTANGNWSSIPECKVVTCPTPTGIENGFIEFAVRRTYHYNESVSFGCQSSYVLDGPKHSRCEKTGNWSTKPSCKGPCKIPAKKAVVLYNGEKKSVQKDLKEGIQHGETVSFFCKNKEKSCAYTVAVPCVDGNLTLPACFKERGFFSSLVKKDPSDMKPCEDQA, encoded by the exons ATGTACTCCCTGGCACTGGTTGCGTGCGTAGTTGCTCTGAGCCACTGTGCTCTTGCAGCGAAAG TTTGTCCCAGGCCACCAGAAGTGCTGTTTGCCACAGTTGATGTAAACAAAAGTGTGTATGACGTGGGTGAGGAAATAGAGTATACCTGTAGGCCTGGGTTCGTCCCCAATAACGGCCAAAGGAAGTACACCTGCCTCCCGACTGGCAAGTGGCCTCTCAATACGCTGTTATGCCTAC CAAAGAGATGTCCCAGTCCTGGACCCTTGCAACATGGAAAAATTGATTTTATAGACCTCCACTATCAGAGTTCTATAAGTTTTTCATGTGAACCAGG ttacaaCCTTGTGGGGACAAGAACCAGCCAATGCATGGCAGATGGGAAGTGGAGTGGAACTCTTCCACAGTGTCAAC CGGTGACTTGTGCACCTCCCTCACTTCCCGAATTTGGAGTCCTTTCTTACCGTCGGTTAAAACCTGGAAACATTTCTAATTTCCTGGACACAATTACTTTTGAATGTGTGCCTCCTCTCGCACTTATTGGGAACGAGACGGCTACCTGCACGGCCAACGGGAACTGGAGCAGCATTCCAGAGTGCAAGG TTGTCACATGCCCCACTCCAACAGGAATAGAAAATGGATTCATAGAGTTTGCTGTTCGTAGAACATATCACTATAACGAGAGCGTCAGCTTTGGCTGCCAGTCCAGCTACGTGCTGGACGGACCTAAGCATTCCCGATGTGAGAAGACTGGAAACTGGTCCACAAAGCCATCCTGTAAAG GACCGTGCAAAATACCAGCTAAGAAAGCTGTAGTGCTGTACAACGGCGAGAAGAAAAGTGTTCAGAAAGACCTTAAGGAAGGCATTCAGCACGGTGAAACCGTATCCTTCTTCtgcaagaacaaagaaaaatcctgtGCCTATACTGTAGCTGTTCCATGTGTGGATGGCAACCTCACTCTCCCCGCCTGTTTCAAAG